A single genomic interval of Lathyrus oleraceus cultivar Zhongwan6 chromosome 7, CAAS_Psat_ZW6_1.0, whole genome shotgun sequence harbors:
- the LOC127106108 gene encoding probable DEAD-box ATP-dependent RNA helicase 48 has protein sequence MWGWMIREGRKAPSSPSWNLNLIRNMGGGPRTFPGGVTKWKWKRMHEKRAKEKQRNLLEQEKQLYQARIRSHIRSTLSPPSSSSSSSTTHNPISPQQHIKALADRFMKDGAQDLWNDHDGPIAQPQPQIQDQTSQQIDLRKLAHQSSNQNWTHLNNYSQIRGYRSVPEVRVLADRKRVSTEKPEKRKIWRKNGSSTESESEAEDESQNQSYYSNMGSIASLGKYDGKRERRVMPKTFDDKTDFSEQVQLIKYELNKKKLSQGEENQDQEQENVLTQTRFEECAISPLTIKALSSSGYIHMTRVQETSLPICLEGVDVMVKAKTGTGKTAAFLLPAIETVLKAMSSNTSHRAPPISVLILCPTRELASQIAAEAKVLLKYHDGIGVQTLVGGVRFKVDQKRLESDPCQMLVATPGRLLDHIENKSGISVRLMGLQMLVLDEADHLLDLGFRKDIEKIVDCLPRQRQSLLFSATIPKEVRRISQLVLKREHKYVDTVGMGCVETPVQVKQSYLIAPHESHFQIVHHILKEHVSQTPDYKVIVFCITGMVTSLTYNLLREMKLNVREIHSRKPQLYRTRVSEEFKESKQMILVSSDVSSRGMNYPDVTLVIQVGIPTDREQYIHRLGRTGREGKGGEGILLIAPWEEYFLNEIKDLPLEKFPLPDLDPQAQLKIEQSMAKIDNDIKDAAYHAWLGYYNSIREIGREKSTVAELANRFSESIGLQRPPSLFRKTALKMGLKDIPGIRIRR, from the exons ATGTGGGGATGGATGATTAGGGAAGGCCGTAAGGCACCATCATCACCCTCATGGAACCTCAATCTCATCCGTAACATGGGCGGCGGTCCTCGCACCTTCCCCGGCGGCGTAACCAAATGGAAATGGAAACGCATGCACGAAAAACGAGCCAAAGAGAAACAAAGAAACCTTCTCGAACAAGAGAAACAACTCTACCAAGCTCGCATTCGATCTCACATTCGCTCCACTCTCTCACCTCCTTCctcctcttcatcttcttccaccACTCATAACCCTATCTCCCCTCAACAACACATCAAAGCCCTCGCCGATCGGTTCATGAAAGACGGTGCTCAAGATCTCTGGAACGACCACGACGGTCCCATAGCCCAGCCCCAGCCCCAAATTCAAGACCAAACCTCGCAGCAAATTGATTTACGCAAACTCGCACATCAATCTTCCAATCAGAATTGGACTCATTTGAATAATTATTCGCAAATTAGGGGTTACCGTTCTGTTCCTGAAGTTAGGGTTTTGGCTGATCGGAAGCGTGTTAGCACTGAAAAGCCTGAAAAACGTAAAATTTGGAGGAAGAATGGTTCTTCTACTGAGAGTGAAAGTGAGGCTGAAGATGAATCTCAGAATCAGAGTTACTATTCAAATATGGGTAGCATTGCTTCATTGGGTAAATATGATGGAAAGAGGGAGAGGAGAGTTATGCCAAAGACCTTTGACGACAAAACTGATTTTTCTGAGCAGGTTCAGTTGATCAAGTATGAGCTTAACAAGAAGAAGTTGAGTCAAGGTGAGGAAAATCAGGATCAGGAACAGGAAAATGTTCTTACTCAGACAAG ATTTGAAGAGTGTGCTATATCACCATTGACAATCAAAGCACTTTCTTCATCTGGTTACATTCATATGACCCGGGTTCAAGAGACTAGCCTCCCCATTTGTCTTGAGG GTGTGGATGTTATGGTCAAGGCTAAAACTGGCACTGGAAAAACTGCAGCTTTTTTG CTTCCTGCTATTGAAACAGTTTTGAAAGCTATGAGTAGCAATACCTCTCACCGTGCACCGCCAATATCTGTTCTTATTCTATGCCCTACTAGAGAACTTGCTAGTCAAATTGCTGCTGAAGCAAAGGTTTTACTGAAATATCACGATGGCATTGGGGTGCAGACTCTAGTTGGAGGTGTGCGATTTAAAGTTGACCAGAAACGCCTTGAATCAGATCCATGCCAG ATGCTTGTAGCTACACCTGGTAGGTTGCTGGATCATATTGAGAATAAATCCGGAATATCTGTTCGATTGATGGGTTTGCAGATGCTTGTACTTGATGAAGCTGATCATTTACTGGACCTTGGGTTTCGAAAGGATATAGAAAAAATTGTTGATTGTTTGCCTCGTCAAAGGCAATCCTTACTGTTTTCTGCAACCATCCCAAAGGAG GTCCGTCGAATATCTCAGCTTGTTTTGAAAAGAGAACACAAATATGTTGATACAGTTGGAATGGGTTGTGTGGAAACTCCCGTTCAG GTAAAGCAATCATATCTTATTGCTCCACATGAATCACACTTTCAGATAGTACATCATATTTTGAAAGAGCATGTCTCGCAAACACCTGATTATAAG GTTATTGTTTTCTGTATTACTGGGATGGTGACATCACTCACGTATAACCTGCTTCGGGAAATGAAACTGAATGTTAGGGAGATACATTCTCGAAAACCTCAGCTGTATCGGACTCGCGTATCAGAAGAGTTTAAGGAATCCAAACAAATGATTCTTGTGTCCTCTGATGTTTCATCACGTGGAATGAATTATCCTGATGTCACTTTAGTCATTCAG GTGGGAATTCCTACAGACCGTGAACAATATATACATCGTCTTGGAAGAACAGGACGGGAAGGCAAAGGAGGGGAAGGCATATTGTTGATTGCACCATGGGAGGAGTATTTTTTAAATGAGATCAAGGATCTCCCTCTAGAGAAATTCCCCTTACCAGATTTAGATCCACAGGCACAACTTAAG ATTGAACAATCAATGGCAAAGATTGATAATGACATCAAAGACGCAGCTTATCATGCTTGGCTCGGTTATTATAACTCCATCAGAGAAATTGGGAGGGAGAAGAGCACAGTAGCTGAGCTGGCAAACCGGTTTTCTGAATCAATTGGTTTACAGAGGCCACCTTCTCTGTTTCGAAAAACTGCACTAAAGATGGGTTTGAAAGACATTCCTGGTATTAGAATTCGTAGATAG